In a single window of the Desulfuromonas sp. TF genome:
- a CDS encoding protoheme IX farnesyltransferase, translating to MRLRPRKRKGVMRLLLTFIRYRLTAMVAASALAGYLLHPWNPGASGAVVLTSGVFLLAAGGSALNQVQERTTDALMARTRHRPLPAGLLSPRAGLAVSLALFASALALLLTTGPVPTVLGVFAIVWYNGVYTPLKKITPWALLPGALCGALPPMLGWTAAGGALFDYRIVLLAGIFFLWQIPHFWLLARRCRCDYRRAGLPTVARLFTPRQARRITFAWILALAVGTCWFLAIGPLRQDAAKFLCATSGGWAIVCAAAGRRRKTAVSWELLLGRPEPFIAIFVTALLLDGLLSVGAPLLLAMLRAASIG from the coding sequence GTGAGGCTTCGGCCTCGGAAGCGCAAGGGAGTCATGCGCCTGCTGCTGACATTCATACGGTACCGCTTGACGGCCATGGTCGCCGCCTCCGCCCTGGCCGGCTACCTTCTTCATCCCTGGAATCCGGGAGCATCGGGAGCTGTCGTTCTGACCTCGGGAGTATTTCTCCTGGCCGCCGGAGGATCGGCCCTCAACCAGGTGCAGGAGCGGACGACCGACGCCCTGATGGCACGCACCCGCCACCGCCCCCTGCCGGCCGGCCTGCTCTCCCCCCGTGCCGGTCTCGCCGTCTCCCTCGCTCTCTTCGCCTCCGCCCTGGCTCTACTTCTTACGACCGGTCCCGTGCCCACCGTTCTCGGAGTCTTCGCTATCGTCTGGTACAACGGCGTCTATACCCCGCTCAAAAAAATAACGCCGTGGGCCCTTCTCCCCGGCGCCCTGTGCGGAGCCCTGCCGCCGATGCTTGGGTGGACGGCCGCGGGCGGCGCCCTTTTCGATTACCGCATCGTTCTGCTGGCCGGGATCTTCTTCCTCTGGCAGATCCCTCATTTCTGGCTTCTGGCCCGGCGTTGCCGCTGCGATTACCGTCGGGCAGGCCTGCCGACTGTGGCGCGCCTTTTCACTCCCCGCCAGGCTCGCCGCATCACCTTTGCATGGATTCTGGCCCTGGCGGTCGGCACCTGCTGGTTCCTCGCCATCGGCCCGCTTCGTCAGGACGCCGCAAAATTCCTTTGTGCGACGTCCGGCGGCTGGGCCATCGTTTGCGCCGCCGCTGGGCGCCGCAGGAAGACGGCGGTCAGTTGGGAATTGTTGCTGGGTCGACCGGAGCCGTTCATCGCCATCTTCGTTACCGCTCTGCTGCTTGACGGTCTTCTTTCGGTCGGCGCTCCCTTGCTTCTGGCCATGCTGCGAGCCGCCAGCATCGGCTGA
- a CDS encoding TraB/GumN family protein: MSDQPSSDIQRIFLDGKEIILVGTAHISQDSVDTVRRVIEEESPDTVCVELDFQRRQALKDQSRWENLNLIQVIRNGQAPFLLANLALASFQKRMGLHTGVKPGAELAAAADEAENRGMRVELVDREIRTTLLRAWRKTGLWKKLNLVSTLVASLFETQKLDEEELARLRQSDTLSAMLEEMGQLLPSVKTILVDERDLYMAHHIRNAPGKRIVAVVGAAHLPGIVRQLPEDVPSELMAEISTIPEKPRMSKVLPWIIPAVVVALFVAGFFLGDRERIAGAALAWVLANGLLSALGAIVALGHPLTVATAFVAAPITSLNPTVGAGMVTGLVQAFIASPTVRDLERVGDDLVSWKGWWGNRMTRVLLVFVFSSLGSAAGTIVAFGWLKNLL; this comes from the coding sequence ATGAGCGATCAGCCCTCTTCAGACATCCAGCGCATTTTTCTCGACGGGAAGGAAATTATTCTGGTCGGGACGGCCCATATCTCCCAGGATTCCGTGGACACTGTCCGTCGGGTCATTGAGGAAGAGTCCCCCGACACCGTCTGCGTCGAGTTGGATTTCCAGCGCCGGCAGGCCCTCAAGGATCAGAGTCGCTGGGAAAACCTCAACCTCATACAGGTCATCCGAAACGGACAGGCTCCCTTCCTTCTGGCCAACCTGGCCCTCGCCTCTTTTCAGAAAAGGATGGGTCTGCACACCGGAGTCAAGCCCGGGGCGGAACTGGCCGCCGCCGCCGATGAGGCCGAAAACCGGGGGATGCGGGTGGAACTGGTGGACCGGGAAATCCGCACCACTCTTCTTCGAGCATGGCGCAAAACCGGCCTCTGGAAAAAGCTGAACCTCGTTTCGACCCTCGTGGCCAGCCTCTTTGAAACGCAGAAACTCGATGAGGAAGAGCTTGCCCGTCTCCGTCAGAGCGATACTCTTTCGGCCATGCTGGAAGAGATGGGCCAACTGCTGCCTTCGGTCAAGACCATCCTGGTGGATGAGCGGGATCTGTATATGGCTCATCATATCCGCAACGCTCCCGGCAAAAGGATCGTGGCCGTCGTGGGAGCCGCGCATCTGCCCGGAATCGTCCGACAGTTGCCTGAAGATGTACCCTCGGAACTGATGGCGGAAATTTCCACCATTCCTGAAAAGCCTCGGATGTCCAAGGTCCTTCCCTGGATCATCCCGGCGGTCGTCGTCGCACTGTTCGTTGCCGGATTTTTCCTCGGCGACCGGGAGCGGATCGCCGGCGCCGCCCTGGCCTGGGTTCTGGCCAATGGCCTGCTCTCCGCCCTCGGCGCCATTGTCGCCCTCGGCCATCCTCTGACCGTCGCGACCGCTTTCGTGGCGGCGCCCATCACTTCCCTCAATCCCACCGTCGGCGCCGGAATGGTCACCGGTCTCGTTCAGGCTTTCATCGCCTCCCCCACCGTCAGGGATCTCGAAAGGGTGGGAGACGACCTGGTTTCCTGGAAAGGGTGGTGGGGCAACCGCATGACCCGTGTTCTGCTGGTATTCGTCTTTTCCTCCCTGGGCTCCGCCGCCGGTACGATCGTCGCCTTCGGATGGCTCAAGAACCTGCTGTAA
- a CDS encoding P-II family nitrogen regulator, producing the protein MRKIECIIKPFKLDDVKSVLTDLGITGMTVSEVRGFGRQKGHTELYRGAEYQIDFIPKVKIDLVIPADMVAKVVAAVQKEACTGRIGDGKIFVTPVEQSIRIRTGENGPDSL; encoded by the coding sequence ATGAGAAAGATCGAATGCATCATCAAGCCCTTCAAGCTCGATGACGTCAAAAGCGTGCTGACGGACCTGGGGATTACGGGGATGACCGTCAGCGAGGTGCGCGGTTTCGGCCGGCAAAAGGGCCACACCGAACTCTATCGCGGCGCCGAATATCAGATCGACTTCATTCCCAAGGTCAAGATCGATCTGGTGATTCCCGCCGACATGGTGGCGAAGGTTGTGGCTGCAGTGCAGAAGGAAGCCTGTACCGGCCGCATCGGCGACGGCAAGATCTTCGTCACCCCCGTCGAGCAGTCGATCCGCATCCGAACCGGTGAAAACGGTCCCGATTCCCTTTAA
- a CDS encoding cytochrome C oxidase subunit IV family protein yields the protein MIEQEYAYHQHAPVRYRTFIIVWVLLLTLTTITVAVSRVHLGALNIWVALSIASIKSALVIFFFMHLKYENLVFKLFLLGALVTLAVFIGLNFFDVLYR from the coding sequence ATGATCGAACAGGAATACGCCTATCACCAGCATGCCCCCGTCAGATACCGCACCTTCATCATTGTCTGGGTCCTTCTCCTGACGCTGACGACGATCACTGTGGCGGTCTCCCGGGTTCACCTCGGCGCCTTGAATATCTGGGTCGCGCTCTCCATCGCCTCGATCAAATCGGCCCTGGTCATCTTTTTTTTCATGCACCTGAAGTACGAGAACCTTGTATTCAAGCTCTTCCTGCTTGGCGCTCTGGTCACCCTGGCCGTCTTCATCGGCCTGAATTTCTTCGACGTGCTCTACCGGTGA
- a CDS encoding murein L,D-transpeptidase, whose product MLRPSPNILNSTAALLILMACAVSPPSASGMSLSSQVTEEIRTILAAPHPPRLILGSPVYLNDQLLPDFYRDRNFRPAWIGDLGLTPTAWELLDLIRSAGFEGLCPEDYHLLEIEPLVGLEKDYRPYGILFDPGYMARLDLLLTDAFFLYGSDLMEGRVDPEAIHEGWHARPRPPDLSRLLREALSGRGVSPVLDSLAPPHEGYRRLRKVLEDYRRISALGGWQAIPAGPVLRPGARDWRLSLLKARLRLSGDLTETPAEPENFFDGEIREGLIRFQSRHGLSADGVLGPKTWAALNIPVEERIRQIEINLERWRWMRQNLGNRYLMVNIADFTLEVVEEGRSVMSMPVVVGTSYRKTPVFSARMTYLEFAPYWTVPSTILREDKLPLIKKDPGWLTRHNYEIVPWSGETTEIIDPAVIDWKKVEARTFPGNLRMKPGPQNPLGRIKFMFPNRFAVYLHDTPERYLFARDIRSYSSGCIRVERPLDLAQYLLEKATEWDCDKILNALEADEPLTVNLPASWPIHILYWTAWVDEEGTLQFRDDFYLRDLDLELALIRSLEKTKSESGKMLTAGS is encoded by the coding sequence ATGCTCAGACCGTCGCCTAATATTTTAAATTCAACCGCCGCGCTGCTGATCCTCATGGCATGCGCCGTGTCGCCCCCTTCGGCTTCGGGAATGTCTCTTTCGAGCCAGGTGACCGAGGAGATCCGGACCATCCTGGCCGCACCACATCCGCCCCGTCTCATCCTGGGGAGTCCCGTCTATCTCAATGATCAACTGCTTCCCGATTTCTACAGGGACCGGAATTTCCGGCCGGCGTGGATCGGTGACCTCGGTCTTACCCCCACGGCATGGGAACTGCTCGACCTCATCAGGAGTGCCGGCTTTGAAGGTCTATGTCCGGAAGATTATCACCTTTTGGAGATCGAACCGCTGGTCGGCCTGGAGAAGGATTATCGTCCGTACGGAATTCTCTTCGATCCCGGCTACATGGCCCGCCTCGACCTCCTCCTCACCGACGCCTTCTTCCTCTATGGCTCGGATCTCATGGAGGGACGTGTCGACCCGGAAGCTATCCACGAAGGGTGGCATGCCAGGCCGCGGCCGCCTGACCTGTCCAGGCTGCTTCGCGAAGCCCTGAGCGGCAGGGGGGTGAGTCCGGTCCTGGATTCCCTCGCCCCCCCCCACGAGGGATACCGGCGGCTGCGGAAGGTGCTGGAAGACTACCGCCGGATCTCCGCCTTGGGCGGATGGCAGGCGATCCCGGCGGGTCCGGTGCTTCGACCGGGAGCCCGCGACTGGCGTCTTTCCCTGCTGAAAGCCCGGCTTCGGCTCAGCGGCGATCTGACGGAGACTCCAGCTGAGCCGGAAAATTTCTTCGACGGCGAGATCAGGGAAGGTCTGATACGTTTTCAATCCCGCCACGGCCTGTCAGCGGATGGAGTTCTCGGACCGAAGACTTGGGCGGCGCTCAATATTCCGGTGGAGGAGCGTATCCGACAGATTGAGATCAACCTGGAGCGCTGGCGCTGGATGCGGCAGAACCTGGGGAACCGCTATCTGATGGTCAATATCGCTGATTTCACGCTGGAGGTAGTGGAGGAGGGGCGAAGCGTCATGTCAATGCCGGTGGTGGTTGGGACCTCTTACCGGAAAACGCCTGTTTTCTCCGCCCGTATGACCTATCTGGAGTTCGCCCCCTACTGGACGGTTCCCTCGACCATTCTGCGGGAAGACAAGCTCCCCCTGATAAAGAAGGATCCCGGCTGGCTGACGCGACACAATTATGAGATCGTTCCCTGGTCTGGGGAAACCACGGAAATCATCGATCCCGCTGTGATTGACTGGAAAAAGGTGGAGGCGAGAACCTTCCCGGGCAATCTGCGCATGAAGCCAGGCCCGCAGAATCCGCTGGGGAGGATCAAGTTCATGTTTCCGAACCGCTTCGCCGTCTATCTGCACGATACTCCGGAGAGGTACCTTTTTGCGAGAGACATCCGCTCCTACAGTTCGGGGTGCATTCGGGTGGAGCGGCCATTGGATCTGGCTCAATATCTTCTGGAGAAAGCGACGGAGTGGGATTGTGATAAGATCCTGAACGCACTGGAGGCGGACGAGCCGCTGACGGTCAACCTGCCCGCCTCCTGGCCCATCCATATCCTCTACTGGACTGCCTGGGTGGACGAAGAGGGTACGCTGCAGTTCCGCGACGACTTCTACCTGCGCGACCTTGATCTGGAATTGGCCCTGATCAGGTCTCTGGAGAAGACGAAATCCGAGTCCGGAAAGATGCTTACAGCAGGTTCTTGA
- a CDS encoding cytochrome c oxidase subunit 3 family protein, translated as MKEAEHATVQKDYAGAKLGMWLFLYTEILLFGGLFVLYSVYLQRYPREFAAAAADLNIVLGAVNTVILLTGSLLVAISITALRRGSVRLAQWMLWGSVLTGIVFLINKYIEWSAEISHGIYPGSPILDQKENGEIIFFGLYYITLGLHGLHVLIGAVLLAFMAVYVATGSVHRDDFIKLENTGLYWHLVDLVWIFIFPLYYLLL; from the coding sequence ATGAAAGAAGCCGAACACGCGACCGTCCAGAAGGATTATGCCGGAGCCAAACTCGGAATGTGGCTTTTCCTCTACACCGAGATTCTCCTTTTCGGCGGGCTCTTTGTTCTCTATTCCGTCTATCTGCAGCGCTACCCCAGAGAGTTCGCCGCCGCGGCCGCGGACCTGAACATCGTCCTCGGAGCGGTCAATACGGTGATCCTGCTCACCGGCAGCCTGCTCGTCGCCATCTCGATAACCGCCCTGCGGCGGGGAAGCGTCAGACTGGCCCAGTGGATGCTCTGGGGATCGGTCCTCACGGGAATCGTCTTTCTGATCAACAAGTACATCGAATGGTCCGCGGAGATCAGCCACGGCATCTACCCCGGCTCTCCGATTCTGGACCAGAAGGAAAACGGCGAGATCATCTTTTTCGGCCTCTACTACATCACCCTCGGTCTTCACGGCCTTCACGTTCTGATCGGCGCCGTCCTGCTGGCCTTCATGGCCGTGTACGTGGCTACCGGTTCGGTGCACCGGGACGACTTCATAAAGCTCGAAAACACGGGGCTCTACTGGCATCTGGTGGACCTCGTCTGGATCTTTATCTTTCCGCTATATTATCTGCTGCTCTAA
- a CDS encoding ATP-binding protein translates to MAPRSHGEQEKLLQALIDIGQELASTIELDELLNRILRISREVFRFENAIIRLLDADRQTLVTAAAYGYDEAVIRPEIKLGHGVMGKVAQTGKPILISNLAILPDYVPGIHDARSELAVPMVAREKVVGVFNVESPLPDAFRREDIAPLMTMAAQAAIGIENARLYENLRTISGRYRKLHQFNSRILRSANLGIYTVDDGMHITSWNHKIEEMSGVREEDAMGRPLFELFPMLEKEGFADRLRKVLQTGEAEKMRLAHRDQRGDLRFQKRRLAPLIEGEKTVGVVVIVEDITEFRRLLDQIIQSEKLAEVGRLSAGIAHEINNPLAVIAYGADLLLREESLSSFQKELVERIAGESERLQSLTGGLLSFSRPRETVGNWTDLNEILRDVLRLVRYEVSRHAIELKETYDELPPVHADPNKLKQVFINLILNASQAMKEGGILRVDTRRSAEGWVEVSIADTGPGIPAAVREHIFEPFFSTKAEGEGTGLGLYICRNIAAEHGGRLFLETEEGKGTAFRLLLPTHSLD, encoded by the coding sequence ATGGCGCCCAGATCACATGGAGAGCAGGAGAAGCTGCTGCAGGCCCTTATTGATATCGGGCAGGAGCTGGCCTCCACCATCGAACTAGACGAGCTGCTGAATCGGATCCTGCGGATTTCCCGGGAGGTTTTCCGGTTTGAGAACGCCATTATCCGACTGCTTGATGCGGATCGCCAGACCCTGGTGACGGCCGCAGCCTACGGCTATGACGAAGCGGTGATTCGGCCGGAGATCAAGCTGGGTCACGGAGTCATGGGCAAGGTCGCGCAGACCGGGAAGCCGATCCTGATCAGCAATCTTGCCATCCTCCCCGACTACGTGCCGGGGATCCATGACGCGCGCAGCGAACTGGCGGTGCCGATGGTGGCCAGGGAAAAAGTGGTGGGGGTCTTCAACGTCGAAAGTCCCCTACCCGACGCCTTCCGCCGGGAAGACATCGCCCCGCTCATGACGATGGCCGCCCAGGCGGCTATCGGAATCGAAAACGCCCGACTGTATGAAAATCTCAGGACGATCTCCGGACGCTACCGCAAGCTGCACCAGTTCAACAGCCGGATATTGCGCAGTGCAAACCTGGGAATCTACACCGTCGACGACGGGATGCATATCACCTCATGGAATCACAAAATCGAAGAGATGAGCGGAGTCCGGGAGGAGGATGCCATGGGAAGGCCTCTCTTCGAACTCTTTCCCATGCTCGAAAAAGAAGGCTTCGCCGACCGGCTCCGCAAGGTCCTGCAGACCGGAGAAGCAGAAAAGATGCGCCTGGCGCATCGCGACCAGCGGGGAGACCTGCGTTTTCAGAAAAGACGCCTGGCCCCACTGATCGAGGGGGAGAAGACGGTGGGGGTGGTGGTGATCGTCGAGGACATCACCGAATTTCGGCGTCTTCTCGATCAGATCATCCAGTCGGAAAAGCTGGCGGAGGTCGGCCGGCTTTCGGCGGGTATCGCTCATGAGATCAACAACCCTCTTGCGGTCATCGCCTATGGGGCCGATCTGCTGCTGCGCGAGGAGAGCCTTTCATCCTTCCAGAAGGAACTGGTCGAACGCATCGCCGGCGAATCCGAACGTCTCCAGTCCCTGACCGGCGGACTCCTTTCCTTCTCCCGCCCCCGGGAAACGGTCGGGAACTGGACCGATCTCAACGAGATCCTCAGGGATGTGCTGCGCCTGGTGCGCTACGAGGTGAGCCGGCATGCCATCGAGCTGAAGGAGACGTACGACGAGCTTCCTCCGGTGCATGCCGATCCCAACAAACTCAAGCAGGTCTTCATCAACCTGATTCTCAATGCCTCCCAGGCGATGAAAGAAGGGGGAATCCTCCGCGTGGACACACGGCGTTCCGCAGAGGGTTGGGTGGAGGTATCCATTGCCGATACCGGCCCCGGTATTCCCGCCGCTGTCAGGGAGCACATCTTCGAGCCGTTTTTTTCCACCAAGGCGGAGGGGGAAGGTACCGGCCTGGGGCTCTACATCTGCCGCAATATCGCAGCCGAGCATGGCGGTCGCCTCTTTCTGGAGACGGAGGAAGGGAAGGGAACCGCTTTTCGTCTTCTGCTGCCAACTCATTCCCTGGACTGA
- a CDS encoding TorF family putative porin, with protein MKKWSVLLIAVLVFAATTMVPAAQAVEVEGDVYVGVYDKYLWRGINLSGSQPVLQGGVDLSAKGFTVSYWTNVQLSHSSQGDIDTDGDGINDTSVLDGDEATETDIILDYSFDVNDLLSVSIGDIYYTFNVPGSTHELYLGASLNTLLAPSFTVYYDWDAANEADLDGLFYTAAIEHGFELSDSLGLTLGALASYNQESPFLGDYSDFHNYELSASLDYALSDNLGLSASFLYSDALSDDAEDIGAIEDETVAGLSIAFNF; from the coding sequence ATGAAGAAGTGGAGTGTTTTGCTGATTGCTGTTCTGGTGTTTGCCGCCACCACCATGGTGCCCGCCGCGCAGGCGGTGGAAGTCGAAGGCGACGTCTATGTCGGCGTGTATGACAAGTATCTCTGGCGCGGCATCAATCTCAGCGGAAGCCAGCCTGTTCTGCAGGGAGGCGTGGATCTGAGCGCAAAGGGATTCACTGTCAGCTACTGGACCAATGTTCAGCTCTCCCATAGCTCCCAGGGTGACATCGATACCGATGGGGATGGCATTAACGACACCTCCGTTCTGGATGGTGACGAAGCAACGGAGACCGATATCATCCTCGACTACAGCTTCGATGTCAACGACCTGCTTTCGGTCAGCATCGGGGACATCTACTATACCTTCAACGTTCCCGGTTCCACGCACGAACTCTACCTCGGAGCATCGCTGAACACCCTTCTGGCCCCCTCTTTCACCGTTTACTATGATTGGGATGCTGCCAACGAAGCCGATCTCGATGGCCTGTTCTACACGGCCGCCATTGAGCACGGCTTTGAGTTAAGCGATTCCCTTGGATTGACCCTCGGAGCCCTGGCCAGCTACAATCAGGAAAGCCCGTTCCTGGGGGACTACAGCGATTTCCATAACTACGAACTGAGCGCCAGCCTCGATTATGCCCTGAGCGACAACCTCGGGCTGAGCGCCTCCTTCCTCTATTCAGACGCCCTGAGCGACGATGCCGAGGATATCGGCGCGATCGAGGATGAAACGGTGGCCGGTCTATCCATTGCCTTCAACTTCTGA
- a CDS encoding ANTAR domain-containing response regulator, with protein MRTALVVDDEPMIRRQVAETLIRYGFEEIIEAENGKEAVDLAAVRKPLLIVMDVSMPVLDGITAADKIGKRNPTPIVLLTGTADAETVERARLAGVMSYVVKPFREAQVYAAVDLAIHHFVEVSSLREEVASLKETLETRKLIEKAKGTLMKNGLSEPEAYRKMQKIAMDKRKSLKEVAEAILLMEA; from the coding sequence ATGCGAACCGCACTTGTTGTCGATGATGAACCGATGATCCGCCGTCAGGTGGCGGAAACCCTTATCCGATACGGGTTTGAGGAAATCATCGAGGCCGAAAACGGAAAAGAGGCGGTCGATCTGGCCGCCGTCCGCAAGCCCCTGCTGATCGTCATGGATGTCTCCATGCCTGTTCTCGACGGCATCACGGCTGCCGATAAAATAGGCAAAAGGAACCCGACTCCCATAGTTCTTCTTACCGGAACCGCCGATGCGGAAACGGTCGAACGGGCCCGCCTGGCGGGTGTGATGAGCTATGTGGTGAAACCCTTTCGCGAAGCACAGGTCTACGCCGCCGTCGATCTGGCCATTCATCACTTCGTCGAAGTATCCAGCCTGCGCGAGGAGGTCGCCAGTCTAAAGGAGACTCTGGAGACTCGCAAACTCATCGAAAAGGCCAAGGGAACGTTGATGAAAAACGGCCTTTCAGAACCGGAGGCGTATCGAAAGATGCAGAAGATCGCCATGGACAAGCGCAAGAGTCTCAAGGAGGTGGCCGAGGCGATTCTGCTGATGGAAGCTTGA
- the coxB gene encoding cytochrome c oxidase subunit II codes for MNPSAISTTEAVDAVFYYIFGISIVMLVGVTAIMLWFLVKYNRKRHPQPKPSPRYNLILEATWTIIPTIIVLSMFWYGWQGYTTLTNVPKDALEVQVTARMWSWTFTYPNGVAEDRLVIPAGRAISLSITSEDVLHSFYVPAFRVKRDAVPGMTTRAWFRAPEPGSYDLFCAEYCGVGHSAMITTVEAMSEKDFEEWLRHETLEGEGGESEKLLARYGCIGCHSLDGSKSVGPTFQGLFGREVTVVTEGKERTVTVDAEYIEKSILQPQADLVKGYPPVMPSFEGRIPQEDLEEIVEYFRRGEVGMEKTETEGKNLVQEKGCLGCHSTDGSKSVGPTFQGLFGREVTVEKGGETQTLAADEEYIRESIRQPKAAIVRGFPPVMPDFADLTEEELEAIVNYIKELR; via the coding sequence GTGAACCCTTCCGCCATATCGACAACCGAAGCCGTCGATGCCGTCTTTTATTATATTTTCGGCATTTCCATCGTGATGCTGGTCGGTGTCACCGCGATCATGTTGTGGTTCCTGGTGAAGTACAACCGCAAGCGCCACCCCCAGCCCAAGCCAAGTCCACGTTACAACCTCATCCTTGAGGCCACCTGGACGATCATCCCCACCATCATCGTCCTCTCCATGTTCTGGTACGGCTGGCAAGGGTATACCACCCTGACCAACGTGCCGAAAGATGCTCTGGAGGTGCAGGTTACCGCGCGCATGTGGTCATGGACCTTCACCTATCCGAACGGCGTAGCGGAGGACCGCCTCGTCATTCCGGCCGGGCGGGCCATCAGCCTGTCCATCACCTCCGAGGACGTCCTTCACAGCTTCTATGTCCCGGCCTTCCGCGTCAAGCGCGACGCGGTGCCGGGAATGACCACCCGGGCCTGGTTCCGGGCTCCCGAACCCGGCTCCTATGACCTCTTCTGCGCCGAATACTGCGGAGTCGGCCATTCGGCGATGATCACCACCGTCGAAGCGATGTCTGAAAAGGATTTCGAGGAGTGGCTCCGGCACGAAACCCTCGAGGGAGAAGGGGGCGAGAGCGAAAAGCTGCTGGCCCGGTACGGGTGCATCGGCTGCCATTCACTAGACGGTTCGAAGAGCGTCGGACCCACCTTCCAGGGGCTCTTCGGGCGAGAGGTGACGGTGGTCACCGAAGGGAAGGAGCGTACCGTCACCGTCGATGCCGAATACATCGAGAAATCGATCCTTCAGCCCCAGGCTGATCTGGTGAAGGGGTACCCGCCCGTCATGCCTTCCTTCGAGGGAAGGATTCCGCAGGAAGATCTGGAGGAGATCGTCGAATACTTCCGCAGGGGCGAGGTCGGGATGGAGAAGACGGAGACGGAAGGGAAAAACCTGGTGCAAGAGAAGGGATGCCTCGGCTGCCACTCCACGGACGGAAGCAAGAGCGTCGGACCGACCTTCCAGGGACTCTTCGGGCGAGAGGTGACGGTGGAGAAGGGGGGCGAAACGCAGACTCTTGCCGCCGATGAAGAGTACATCCGCGAGTCGATCCGGCAACCGAAGGCTGCAATCGTGAGGGGATTCCCGCCGGTCATGCCGGATTTTGCCGATCTGACGGAAGAGGAGCTGGAGGCGATCGTCAATTACATCAAGGAACTTCGGTGA
- the amt gene encoding ammonium transporter, translating into MKRIVSLISAALVLLLPALALAEDAPVSEMSYILNTFSFLIMGILVMWMAAGFGMLESGLVRSKNVATICLKNISLFGIAGILYYVVGYNLMYSGVDGGFLGSFGLWSADDAAALAGDYSGNYAAASDWFFQMVFCGAACSVVSGCVAERIKIWSFLAFCVILTGIIYPIQGSWGWGGGWLSEMGFADYAGSTIVHSVGGWAALTGAIILGARKGKYGKGGRINPMPGSNIPLATLGTFILWMGWYGFNGGSVLALGDAASAIEMSNVIVNTNLAACGGMIAAMIMVQILYKKLDVTMSLNGALAGLVSITAGPATPSLGAAVLVGAVGGVLVVLAVPFFDRLKIDDVVGALSVHLVCGIWGTMAVPFTDSEASFVTQFIGVAATGAFVVITTSVVWVTLKYTVGIRCSEEDEMRGLDVSEIGMEAYPDFQSTHIGGSGIGVPGIPTHGVAGVVAKTVEQS; encoded by the coding sequence ATGAAACGGATTGTTTCCCTCATCTCGGCGGCGCTGGTCCTGCTCCTGCCCGCCCTGGCCCTCGCCGAGGACGCTCCCGTATCGGAGATGTCCTACATCCTCAACACCTTCTCCTTCCTGATCATGGGCATCCTGGTCATGTGGATGGCTGCCGGTTTCGGCATGCTCGAGTCCGGTCTGGTGCGCTCCAAGAACGTCGCCACCATCTGCCTGAAGAACATCTCTCTCTTCGGCATCGCCGGCATTCTCTACTACGTGGTCGGTTACAACCTGATGTATTCAGGGGTGGACGGCGGCTTCCTAGGCTCCTTCGGGCTCTGGTCCGCCGATGACGCAGCCGCCCTGGCCGGCGACTATTCCGGCAATTATGCCGCGGCCTCCGACTGGTTCTTTCAGATGGTTTTCTGCGGCGCCGCCTGCTCGGTGGTCTCCGGCTGCGTCGCCGAGCGTATCAAGATCTGGTCGTTTCTCGCCTTCTGCGTCATCCTGACCGGTATCATCTACCCGATCCAGGGCTCCTGGGGCTGGGGAGGCGGCTGGCTTTCCGAAATGGGTTTTGCCGACTACGCCGGCTCTACCATCGTCCACTCCGTCGGTGGCTGGGCAGCCCTGACCGGCGCCATCATTCTCGGCGCCCGAAAAGGCAAGTACGGCAAAGGAGGCCGGATCAATCCCATGCCCGGCTCCAATATCCCCCTGGCGACCCTCGGAACCTTTATCCTCTGGATGGGCTGGTACGGTTTTAACGGTGGCTCGGTCCTCGCTCTCGGCGATGCCGCCAGCGCCATCGAAATGTCCAACGTCATCGTGAACACCAACCTGGCCGCCTGCGGCGGGATGATCGCGGCCATGATCATGGTGCAGATTCTCTACAAAAAACTCGATGTCACCATGAGTCTGAACGGCGCCCTGGCCGGTCTGGTCTCCATCACCGCCGGCCCGGCGACTCCGTCCCTCGGTGCGGCCGTCCTGGTCGGCGCCGTCGGCGGCGTGCTGGTGGTCCTGGCGGTTCCCTTCTTCGACAGGTTGAAGATAGACGATGTGGTCGGAGCCCTTTCGGTCCACCTGGTCTGCGGCATCTGGGGCACCATGGCGGTCCCCTTCACCGACAGCGAAGCCAGCTTCGTGACCCAATTCATCGGGGTTGCGGCGACGGGCGCCTTCGTGGTGATCACCACCTCGGTCGTCTGGGTGACCCTCAAGTACACCGTCGGCATCCGCTGCAGCGAGGAAGACGAAATGCGCGGCCTGGATGTCAGCGAGATCGGCATGGAAGCCTATCCCGACTTCCAGTCTACCCACATCGGCGGTTCCGGAATCGGTGTCCCCGGCATCCCGACCCACGGTGTGGCAGGTGTGGTTGCCAAGACGGTCGAGCAATCCTGA